In Janibacter alkaliphilus, the following proteins share a genomic window:
- a CDS encoding L,D-transpeptidase family protein, which translates to MSRGRRRAAAGMVVCAALAAGVVGCSLQADELAAQSPTHSSAGSTSATGSGSSSTSSSGSASTAGSDRSGTGAEDTAEGEGTETAAGQDGASAEGAGTADEPLQPGDSGPEVRDLQRQLSDLGYWLGTADGTYGHSTAQAVLALQKSAGLDRDGVAGEATLEALAEGTLPPLQGGPADRVEIDLDRQVLQVVADGERVLVLNTSTGSNEYFTSDGYTRAAVTPPGTFAVDRVYDGVHTGPLGSLYRPRYFNQGIAVHGAPSIPGYPASHGCARVSNAAMDMLWAQDHLPMGGTVVVH; encoded by the coding sequence ATGAGCAGGGGACGACGGCGGGCAGCCGCCGGGATGGTGGTGTGTGCCGCGCTGGCGGCCGGGGTCGTGGGATGCAGCCTGCAGGCCGACGAGCTGGCGGCGCAGTCACCGACGCACAGCAGCGCCGGGAGCACGAGCGCGACCGGCAGCGGGAGCAGCAGCACGAGCAGCAGCGGGAGCGCCAGCACCGCTGGCAGCGACCGCAGCGGCACGGGTGCGGAGGACACCGCCGAGGGCGAGGGCACCGAGACCGCCGCTGGTCAGGACGGTGCCAGCGCCGAGGGTGCCGGCACCGCCGACGAGCCGCTGCAGCCCGGCGACTCCGGCCCCGAGGTCCGCGATCTGCAGCGCCAGCTCTCCGACCTCGGCTACTGGCTCGGCACCGCCGACGGCACCTACGGCCACTCGACCGCCCAGGCGGTGCTGGCCCTGCAGAAGTCCGCGGGCCTGGACCGGGACGGCGTCGCCGGCGAGGCCACCCTCGAGGCGCTGGCCGAGGGGACGCTGCCCCCGCTGCAGGGCGGGCCGGCCGACCGGGTCGAGATCGACCTGGACCGGCAGGTGCTGCAGGTTGTCGCCGACGGCGAGCGGGTGCTCGTGCTCAACACCAGCACCGGCTCCAACGAGTACTTCACCAGCGACGGCTACACCCGGGCCGCGGTCACCCCGCCGGGCACCTTCGCCGTGGACCGGGTCTACGACGGCGTGCACACCGGCCCGCTCGGCAGCCTCTACCGGCCGCGCTACTTCAACCAGGGCATCGCCGTCCACGGCGCCCCATCGATCCCCGGCTACCCGGCCTCGCACGGCTGCGCCCGGGTGAGCAACGCCGCCATGGACATGCTCTGGGCGCAGGACCACCTGCCGATGGGCGGCACCGTCGTCGTCCACTGA
- a CDS encoding HpcH/HpaI aldolase/citrate lyase family protein — MRPAKDFFAPLAVGAPAPVHEVPARPARMIHFFDPSNPKMAAKVPDMVGTVDVLLGNLEDAVKAESKEAAREGLVRIGRDTDFGEHTQLWTRVNALDSPWVLDDLTTLVTEIGDTLDVIMVPKVQGPEDIHYVDRLLAQLEAKAGIERPILVHAILETARGVANVEEICGASPRMQGISLGPADLAADRRMKTTRVGGGHPGYLVRQDPVAGADGTPDYAGERPHFQQDLWHYTIARMVDACAMHGIFPYYGPFGDIKDTVACEDQFRNAFLLGCVGTWTLHPVQVDIAKRVFSPTAEDVAHARRVKEAMGDGTGAVMLDGKMEDDASLKQCLVILELADRLAATDPELAELYAQKEA, encoded by the coding sequence ATGCGCCCCGCCAAGGACTTCTTCGCCCCGCTCGCCGTCGGAGCCCCCGCCCCGGTCCACGAGGTCCCGGCCCGACCGGCCCGGATGATCCACTTCTTCGACCCGAGCAACCCGAAGATGGCCGCCAAGGTCCCGGACATGGTCGGCACCGTCGACGTCCTCCTCGGCAACCTCGAGGACGCGGTCAAGGCGGAGTCGAAGGAGGCCGCCCGCGAGGGCCTGGTCCGGATCGGGCGGGACACCGACTTCGGCGAGCACACCCAGCTGTGGACCCGGGTGAACGCCCTCGACAGCCCCTGGGTGCTCGACGACCTCACCACGCTGGTCACCGAGATCGGCGACACCCTCGACGTCATCATGGTCCCCAAGGTCCAGGGCCCCGAGGACATCCACTACGTCGACCGGCTGCTCGCCCAGCTCGAGGCGAAGGCGGGGATCGAGCGCCCGATCCTCGTGCACGCCATCCTCGAGACCGCCCGCGGCGTCGCCAACGTCGAGGAGATCTGCGGCGCCAGCCCGCGGATGCAGGGGATCAGCCTGGGCCCGGCCGACCTGGCCGCGGACCGCCGGATGAAGACCACCCGGGTCGGCGGCGGGCACCCCGGCTACCTGGTGCGCCAGGACCCGGTCGCCGGCGCCGACGGCACCCCCGACTACGCCGGCGAGCGCCCGCACTTCCAGCAGGACCTGTGGCACTACACGATCGCCCGGATGGTCGACGCCTGCGCGATGCACGGGATCTTCCCGTACTACGGCCCCTTCGGCGACATCAAGGACACCGTCGCCTGCGAGGACCAGTTCCGCAACGCCTTCCTCCTCGGCTGCGTGGGCACCTGGACGCTGCACCCGGTGCAGGTGGACATCGCCAAGCGGGTCTTCAGCCCCACCGCCGAGGACGTCGCCCACGCCCGCCGGGTCAAGGAGGCGATGGGCGACGGCACCGGCGCGGTCATGCTCGACGGGAAGATGGAGGACGACGCCAGCCTCAAGCAGTGCCTGGTCATCCTCGAGCTCGCCGACCGCCTCGCCGCCACCGACCCCGAGCTCGCCGAGCTCTACGCGCAGAAGGAGGCCTGA
- a CDS encoding CoA ester lyase, producing MSASPETSYTPRRSVLYMPSSNARALEKAKTIAVDALILDLEDAVAPDDKPAAREAACAAVTSGKYGDKELTIRVNGIGTRWHEEDLAAAAKAGPAGIVVPKVGSADEVRSLVAAMEAAGAPERTRLWAMVETPAAIFSAREIAQASPRLEAFVLGTNDLVKELQAQHVPGREPLLTSLQLALLAGREAGIAVLDGVYNDVKDAEGFAAECVQGRDMGFDGKTLIHPGQVEACNATFAPDEAAVEDARGVLQAWQDGAGSGVVTYQGRLVEQLHVDIAERVLATHEAIVARG from the coding sequence GTGAGCGCCAGCCCCGAGACCAGCTACACCCCCCGCCGCTCGGTCCTCTACATGCCCAGCAGCAACGCCCGGGCGCTGGAGAAGGCCAAGACCATCGCCGTCGACGCCCTCATCCTCGACCTCGAGGACGCGGTCGCTCCCGACGACAAGCCGGCCGCCCGTGAGGCCGCCTGCGCCGCCGTGACCTCCGGCAAGTACGGGGACAAGGAGCTGACCATCCGGGTCAACGGGATCGGCACCCGGTGGCACGAGGAGGACCTCGCCGCCGCGGCGAAGGCCGGTCCGGCCGGGATCGTCGTGCCGAAGGTGGGCAGCGCCGACGAGGTGCGCTCCCTGGTCGCGGCGATGGAGGCCGCCGGCGCACCGGAGCGAACCCGGCTGTGGGCGATGGTCGAGACCCCCGCGGCGATCTTCTCGGCGCGGGAGATCGCCCAGGCCTCGCCGCGGCTGGAGGCCTTCGTGCTGGGCACGAACGACCTGGTCAAGGAGCTGCAGGCGCAGCACGTCCCGGGCCGCGAGCCGCTGCTGACCAGCCTGCAGCTGGCACTGCTGGCCGGCCGTGAGGCCGGGATCGCCGTGCTCGACGGGGTCTACAACGACGTCAAGGACGCCGAGGGCTTCGCCGCCGAGTGCGTCCAGGGCCGGGACATGGGCTTCGACGGCAAGACCCTCATCCACCCGGGCCAGGTCGAGGCGTGCAACGCCACCTTCGCCCCGGACGAGGCCGCCGTCGAGGACGCCCGAGGGGTCCTGCAGGCCTGGCAGGACGGTGCCGGCAGCGGCGTCGTGACCTACCAGGGGCGCCTGGTGGAGCAGCTGCACGTCGACATCGCCGAGCGGGTCCTGGCGACCCACGAGGCGATCGTTGCGCGAGGGTGA
- a CDS encoding magnesium transporter MgtE N-terminal domain-containing protein, with protein MSAPARFYVARLASLNVFDPLGDQVGRVRDVVVVFSSTRRRPRAIGLVVEVPGRRRVFVPMTRVTSVEGGQVITTGLVNMRRFEQRANETLVLAELIERQVTVNTDDGPVEATVEDIGIEQQANRNWDVNRVFVRAGRKHTRGLLTRRRGETFTVPLEEVTGLSGRRTQVEQSAAKLLESFEDLKVADLADVISDLAPERRSDVVAALDDDRLADILQELGEDDQAEIIVTLKGSRAADVLEAMEPDDAADLLSALPPERAESLLQLMQPDDAAPLRRLLTYEEDTAGGLMTTEPVVVGPEDTVAEALAIVRREEISAADAAAVYVCRSPLETPTGRYLGMVHLQRLLREPPHQPVGSYLDTGVDPILVDAPLGQVTRQLATYNLISLPVVDEQRRLLGAVTVDDVLDHILPDDWRDERHEVTDV; from the coding sequence GTGAGTGCGCCCGCCCGTTTCTACGTCGCGCGCCTGGCCAGCCTCAACGTCTTCGACCCGCTCGGTGACCAGGTGGGTCGGGTGCGGGACGTCGTCGTCGTCTTCTCCAGCACCCGGCGGCGGCCGCGGGCGATCGGTCTGGTCGTCGAGGTCCCCGGCCGGCGGCGGGTCTTCGTGCCGATGACCCGGGTCACCTCCGTCGAGGGCGGGCAGGTGATCACCACCGGGCTGGTGAACATGCGCCGCTTCGAGCAGCGGGCCAACGAGACCCTCGTGCTGGCCGAGCTCATCGAGCGCCAGGTCACGGTCAACACCGACGACGGGCCGGTCGAGGCGACCGTCGAGGACATCGGCATCGAGCAGCAGGCCAACCGCAACTGGGACGTCAACCGGGTCTTCGTCCGCGCCGGGCGCAAGCACACCCGGGGCCTGCTCACCCGCCGTCGCGGCGAGACCTTCACGGTGCCGCTGGAGGAGGTCACCGGCCTGTCCGGGCGGCGCACCCAGGTCGAGCAGTCCGCCGCCAAGCTGCTGGAGTCCTTCGAGGACCTCAAGGTCGCCGACCTCGCCGACGTCATCTCCGACCTCGCGCCCGAGCGCCGCTCCGACGTCGTCGCCGCCCTCGACGACGACCGGCTCGCCGACATCCTGCAGGAGCTCGGCGAGGACGACCAGGCCGAGATCATCGTCACCCTCAAGGGCTCCCGGGCCGCCGACGTGCTCGAGGCGATGGAGCCCGACGACGCCGCCGACCTGCTCTCCGCGCTGCCGCCCGAGCGCGCCGAGAGCCTGCTGCAGCTGATGCAGCCCGACGACGCGGCGCCGCTGCGCCGGCTGCTGACCTACGAGGAGGACACCGCCGGCGGGCTGATGACCACCGAGCCGGTCGTCGTCGGCCCCGAGGACACCGTCGCCGAGGCGCTGGCGATCGTGCGCCGCGAGGAGATCAGCGCCGCCGACGCGGCCGCGGTCTACGTCTGCCGCTCCCCGCTGGAGACCCCGACCGGCCGCTACCTCGGCATGGTCCACCTGCAGCGGCTGCTGCGCGAGCCGCCGCACCAGCCCGTCGGCAGCTACCTCGACACCGGCGTGGACCCGATCCTCGTCGACGCCCCGCTGGGTCAGGTCACCCGGCAGCTGGCCACCTACAACCTCATCTCGCTGCCGGTGGTCGACGAGCAGCGCCGGCTGCTCGGCGCGGTCACCGTCGACGACGTGCTCGACCACATCCTCCCCGACGACTGGCGCGACGAGCGGCACGAGGTGACCGATGTCTGA
- a CDS encoding L,D-transpeptidase family protein produces the protein MTAIDIDRRTLVRGAAATTLAGGLLVTAGEDARAARPRLLNEGDRGWWVQNVQRRLKSANYWLRYTNGVYDDTTQQAVMALQKVHGLSRDGIVGPSTWSAIYDPITPRPRTASYWEIDLDRQIIIDASYGWGKWIFNTSTGNGERYWSSQSGRYLTAVTPRGRYRFFREVNGMRHAPLGRLWRPKYFNGGIAIHGAPSIPGYPASHGCARMSNKAINWVWWKGRAPMGRSVYVY, from the coding sequence ATGACCGCCATCGACATCGACCGACGCACCCTGGTCCGAGGGGCCGCCGCGACCACCCTGGCGGGCGGGCTGCTGGTGACCGCGGGCGAGGACGCCCGGGCCGCCCGGCCCCGCCTGCTCAATGAGGGTGACCGCGGCTGGTGGGTGCAGAACGTCCAGCGCCGGCTGAAGAGCGCCAACTACTGGCTGCGCTACACCAACGGGGTCTACGACGACACCACCCAGCAGGCCGTCATGGCGCTGCAGAAGGTGCACGGCCTCAGCCGTGACGGGATCGTCGGGCCGAGCACCTGGAGCGCCATCTACGACCCGATCACCCCGCGCCCGCGCACCGCCTCCTACTGGGAGATCGACCTGGACCGGCAGATCATCATCGACGCCAGCTACGGCTGGGGGAAGTGGATCTTCAACACCAGCACCGGCAACGGCGAGCGCTACTGGTCCTCGCAGTCCGGCCGCTACCTCACCGCCGTCACCCCGCGCGGGCGGTACCGCTTCTTCCGTGAGGTCAACGGCATGCGGCACGCCCCGCTGGGGCGGCTGTGGCGGCCGAAGTACTTCAACGGAGGCATCGCCATCCACGGGGCGCCCTCGATCCCGGGCTACCCCGCCTCGCACGGCTGCGCCCGGATGAGCAACAAGGCGATCAACTGGGTGTGGTGGAAGGGGCGTGCCCCGATGGGGCGTAGCGTGTACGTCTACTGA
- a CDS encoding DUF1003 domain-containing protein, translating to MSERHVPRVDQPREVRRRWVRRPSVMSVETFGVLSEKFARFMGTPSFLIGMSVFVVAWLAWNTFMPESAQFDPRALNYTLLTLILSLQASYAAPLILLAQNRQDDRDRVQAEQDRVQAERALADTEYLTREVAALRIALRDSATRDFVRSELRQLLEDMEEKGLEVRRREDGGQDHAPGGPTG from the coding sequence ATGTCTGAGCGTCACGTGCCCCGGGTCGACCAGCCCCGGGAGGTCCGGCGCCGCTGGGTGCGCCGGCCGTCGGTGATGAGCGTCGAGACCTTCGGGGTGCTCTCGGAGAAGTTCGCCCGCTTCATGGGCACCCCGAGCTTCCTCATCGGGATGTCGGTCTTCGTCGTCGCCTGGCTGGCGTGGAACACCTTCATGCCGGAGAGCGCCCAGTTCGACCCGCGCGCGCTGAACTACACCCTGCTGACGCTCATCCTCTCCCTGCAGGCCTCCTACGCCGCCCCGCTGATCCTGCTGGCCCAGAACCGCCAGGACGACCGTGACCGGGTGCAGGCCGAGCAGGACCGGGTCCAGGCCGAGCGGGCGCTGGCCGACACCGAGTACCTCACCCGCGAGGTGGCCGCGCTGCGGATCGCGCTGCGCGACTCGGCCACCCGTGACTTCGTGCGCAGCGAGCTGCGTCAGCTGCTGGAGGACATGGAGGAGAAGGGGTTGGAGGTGCGCCGGCGCGAGGACGGTGGCCAGGACCACGCCCCCGGCGGGCCCACCGGCTGA
- a CDS encoding Mrp/NBP35 family ATP-binding protein: protein MSAAHPTITDDALRQALSTVVDPEIRRPITELGMVGDASVDADGHARVTILLTVAGCPMKATLTEDTEKALHGVEGVTDVSVTLGVMDDEQRAQLKEQLRGGQAEREVPFAKPGSLTRVYAVASGKGGVGKSSITANLAAGMAAEGLKVGVVDADIYGFSIPRMLGVTHQPTQVDDMILPPIASEVKVISIGMFVPGNQPVVWRGPMLHRALQQFLADVFWGDLDVLLLDLPPGTGDIAISVAQLIPGSEILVVTTPQQAAAEVAERAGSIAVQTHQRVVGVIENMSWLELPDGSRQEIFGAGGGRSVADSLSRTIGAEVPLLGQIPLDPSLREGADHGDPVVTASPDGPAAVALRGIARSLATRSRGLAGRSLGLTPSGR, encoded by the coding sequence ATGTCCGCTGCGCACCCCACGATCACCGACGACGCGCTCCGCCAGGCGCTGAGCACCGTCGTCGACCCCGAGATCCGCCGCCCGATCACCGAGCTCGGCATGGTCGGTGACGCCTCGGTGGACGCCGACGGCCACGCCCGGGTGACGATCCTGCTCACCGTCGCCGGCTGCCCGATGAAGGCCACGCTGACCGAGGACACCGAGAAGGCGCTGCACGGCGTCGAGGGGGTCACCGACGTCAGCGTCACCCTCGGGGTGATGGACGACGAGCAGCGCGCCCAGCTCAAGGAGCAGCTGCGCGGCGGCCAGGCCGAGCGGGAGGTCCCCTTCGCCAAGCCGGGCTCGCTGACCCGGGTCTACGCCGTCGCCAGCGGGAAGGGCGGGGTCGGCAAGTCCTCGATCACAGCCAACCTGGCCGCCGGGATGGCCGCCGAGGGGCTGAAGGTGGGCGTCGTCGACGCCGACATCTACGGCTTCTCCATCCCCCGGATGCTCGGCGTCACCCACCAGCCGACCCAGGTCGACGACATGATCCTGCCGCCGATCGCCTCCGAGGTGAAGGTGATCTCGATCGGCATGTTCGTCCCCGGCAACCAGCCGGTGGTCTGGCGCGGGCCGATGCTGCACCGGGCGCTGCAGCAGTTCCTCGCCGACGTCTTCTGGGGCGACCTGGACGTGCTGCTGCTCGACCTGCCGCCGGGCACCGGCGACATCGCCATCTCGGTGGCCCAGCTCATCCCGGGCAGCGAGATCCTCGTCGTCACCACTCCCCAGCAGGCTGCGGCCGAGGTGGCCGAGCGGGCCGGCTCGATCGCCGTGCAGACCCACCAGCGGGTGGTCGGGGTCATCGAGAACATGTCCTGGCTGGAGCTGCCCGACGGCAGCCGGCAGGAGATCTTCGGCGCCGGCGGCGGGCGCTCCGTCGCCGACAGCCTCTCCCGCACGATCGGCGCCGAGGTGCCGCTGCTGGGGCAGATCCCGCTCGACCCGAGCCTGCGCGAGGGCGCCGACCACGGCGACCCGGTGGTCACCGCCTCCCCGGACGGGCCGGCGGCGGTGGCGCTGCGCGGTATCGCCCGGTCGCTGGCGACCCGCAGCCGTGGGCTGGCCGGCCGCAGCCTGGGGCTGACCCCGAGCGGCCGCTGA